One region of Azoarcus sp. CIB genomic DNA includes:
- a CDS encoding T6SS immunity protein Tli4 family protein has protein sequence MSDDPDKDKGSAKLATKMIEDMWPRYRPREPTHIPTEPGLCLPYGFVSPPKDRPEDTFTVHLPHRKPEHPSLVFTISMGAALDAGPDVKRIDDLREEWRETPQEAKQRREEDKRRGNWLSVGPGAMVDEYLKTEYLTVAGQRARLSGVQFSSSMDQHTYEIEIETLGDPGDPLKPRIVLMAQGLKSSYSSYKGLADKPPPPPVDEAVSMLKQIALSMRVRPGALASPQ, from the coding sequence ATGAGCGACGATCCGGACAAGGACAAGGGTTCCGCCAAGCTCGCCACGAAGATGATCGAGGACATGTGGCCCCGCTACCGCCCGCGCGAACCGACCCACATCCCCACCGAGCCCGGCCTGTGCCTGCCCTACGGATTCGTCTCGCCGCCGAAGGACCGGCCCGAGGACACCTTCACGGTCCACCTCCCCCACCGTAAGCCCGAGCATCCGTCACTGGTGTTCACGATAAGCATGGGGGCAGCCCTCGACGCGGGTCCGGACGTCAAACGCATCGACGATCTACGCGAAGAGTGGCGCGAGACGCCGCAGGAAGCGAAGCAGCGGCGCGAAGAGGACAAGCGCCGTGGCAACTGGCTCTCCGTCGGTCCCGGCGCGATGGTGGACGAGTATCTCAAGACCGAATACCTCACCGTCGCCGGACAGCGGGCGCGCCTGAGCGGCGTGCAGTTCAGTTCCTCGATGGACCAGCACACCTACGAGATCGAGATCGAAACCCTGGGCGATCCCGGTGACCCGCTCAAGCCGCGCATCGTGCTGATGGCGCAGGGCCTGAAATCGAGCTATTCGAGCTACAAGGGCCTCGCCGACAAGCCGCCTCCTCCGCCGGTCGACGAGGCGGTATCCATGCTGAAACAGATCGCACTGTCCATGCGCGTGCGACCGGGGGCACTTGCATCACCACAGTGA
- the hypB gene encoding hydrogenase nickel incorporation protein HypB: MCTVCGCGGAGASIGGAGWSKAARAKGGATRAWKTVTPAHDHEHSHDPASEAAAAGEDTHIHAGHRHLHFGAGPAHAHAPGLTQSQMVKIERDILGKNDALADENRRQLAARGIFALNLVSSPGSGKTALLVRTLTEFAGRVPAAVIEGDQQTEFDAERIRATGVPALQINTGKGCHLDADMVGRALAQMQLADDSLLLIENVGNLVCPAAFDLGEAHKVAILSVTEGEDKPLKYPDMFAAADLMLLNKVDLLPHLTFDVERAIGYARRVNPAIEVIRTSSTSGEGIAEWLAWLERGMAKARGARAAEAQSA, from the coding sequence ATGTGTACGGTGTGTGGATGCGGTGGGGCGGGCGCGAGCATTGGCGGTGCAGGGTGGTCGAAGGCCGCGCGCGCGAAGGGGGGCGCGACGCGGGCGTGGAAGACGGTGACGCCCGCGCATGACCATGAGCATTCGCACGATCCTGCGTCCGAGGCCGCTGCCGCAGGCGAGGACACGCACATCCACGCCGGCCATCGCCACCTCCACTTCGGCGCCGGCCCCGCGCACGCGCATGCGCCCGGCCTGACGCAGTCGCAGATGGTGAAAATCGAGCGCGACATCCTCGGCAAGAACGACGCGCTCGCCGATGAAAACCGCCGCCAGCTGGCCGCCCGCGGCATCTTCGCGCTGAACCTCGTCTCCAGCCCCGGCTCGGGCAAGACGGCGCTGCTCGTGCGCACGCTCACCGAGTTCGCCGGCCGCGTGCCGGCCGCGGTCATCGAAGGCGACCAGCAGACCGAGTTCGACGCCGAGCGCATCCGCGCGACCGGCGTCCCGGCGCTGCAGATCAACACCGGCAAGGGCTGCCACCTCGACGCCGACATGGTCGGCCGCGCGCTCGCGCAGATGCAGCTTGCCGACGACAGCCTGCTGCTGATCGAGAACGTCGGCAACCTCGTCTGCCCGGCCGCCTTCGACCTCGGCGAGGCGCACAAGGTCGCGATCCTGTCCGTGACCGAAGGCGAGGACAAGCCGCTAAAGTACCCCGACATGTTCGCCGCCGCCGACCTGATGCTGCTCAACAAGGTGGATCTGCTGCCGCACCTGACTTTCGACGTCGAGCGCGCGATCGGCTACGCGCGGCGCGTGAATCCGGCGATCGAGGTGATCCGCACGTCGTCGACGAGCGGCGAGGGCATCGCCGAATGGCTGGCGTGGCTGGAGCGGGGGATGGCGAAGGCGCGCGGTGCTCGCGCGGCCGAGGCGCAGTCGGCCTGA
- a CDS encoding ISAs1 family transposase: protein MKAGNIMPLTQVFVSISDPRSARHKRHDLAELLTVAVCAVLSGVDDFVDIELWAEAKIDWLRGFMKLEHGIPSHDTIGRVFGMITPDEFESAFRRWVGMVVPALAEDTVVAIDGKTSRRTASKTKTQASPLHLVSAFVAGMGVVLGQTATAEKSNEITAIPELLAKLALEGCVVTIDAMGTQTKIARTIRERGAHYVLCVKDNHPKLLDSIMFAGIGPNGPLTPSSTHETKNPGHGRSEVRRCWAFDATERLYKAEDWQDIASFAVVERVRTVGNRTSTERAYYISSLPADAERIARAVRSHWEVENRLHWCLDVQFNEDQSRVRSGYAANNLAIVRHIVMNLLRLNTTRKASIKSKRMLAATVDEFRAELLGVMT from the coding sequence ATGAAGGCAGGAAACATCATGCCGCTGACGCAGGTGTTCGTCTCGATTTCCGATCCGCGCAGCGCGCGCCACAAGCGCCACGATCTTGCCGAACTGCTCACGGTGGCGGTTTGCGCGGTGCTGTCGGGCGTGGACGACTTCGTCGACATCGAATTGTGGGCCGAGGCCAAGATCGACTGGCTGCGGGGCTTCATGAAGCTTGAGCATGGCATCCCGTCCCATGACACGATCGGTCGCGTGTTCGGCATGATCACGCCCGATGAGTTCGAATCTGCATTCCGGCGCTGGGTTGGCATGGTGGTGCCCGCGTTGGCCGAGGACACGGTCGTGGCAATCGATGGCAAGACCAGCCGACGAACCGCCAGCAAGACCAAGACGCAGGCGAGTCCGCTGCACTTGGTCAGCGCATTCGTGGCCGGTATGGGTGTTGTGTTGGGCCAGACGGCGACCGCCGAGAAATCCAACGAGATCACGGCGATCCCGGAATTGCTCGCCAAGTTGGCGCTCGAGGGCTGCGTGGTGACGATCGACGCGATGGGCACGCAGACGAAGATCGCGCGCACGATCCGCGAGCGTGGCGCCCATTACGTGCTGTGCGTGAAGGACAACCATCCGAAGCTGCTCGACTCGATCATGTTTGCCGGTATCGGTCCGAACGGACCGCTGACACCGAGTTCGACGCACGAGACCAAGAATCCAGGCCACGGTCGTAGCGAAGTCAGGCGATGCTGGGCCTTTGATGCAACCGAGCGGCTCTACAAGGCCGAGGACTGGCAGGACATCGCCAGCTTTGCCGTGGTCGAGCGCGTGCGCACGGTGGGCAATCGCACCAGCACCGAGCGCGCCTACTACATCAGCAGCCTGCCCGCCGACGCCGAGCGCATCGCTCGGGCCGTACGCAGTCACTGGGAGGTGGAGAATCGCCTTCACTGGTGTCTGGATGTGCAGTTCAATGAGGATCAGTCACGGGTGCGCAGCGGTTATGCCGCCAACAACCTGGCCATCGTCCGCCACATCGTGATGAACCTGCTGCGGCTCAATACGACCCGCAAGGCGAGCATCAAATCGAAGCGCATGCTGGCTGCCACCGTCGATGAATTTCGCGCCGAGTTGCTCGGGGTTATGACATGA
- a CDS encoding hydrogenase maturation protein, whose amino-acid sequence MRILLLTHSFNSLTQRLFAELKADGHELSVEFDIADRVAEEAVALFRPDLILAPFLKRAVPESIWSRHLTLIVHPGIVGDRGPSALDWAIMNGETEWGVTVLQAEAEMDAGPVWASVRFSMREATKASLYRNEVTAAVLHAVRAAIRNIPDWRAGKWAPTPLAQILESAGQRGKKQDAQDNETTSSPAHRSPLRAVFRAEASATRPTKRETAPGGGGLAPQQTPFGIARPLMKQSDRKIDWTRDTTQTILQKLRAADGFPGVADALFGTPCHLFDAHPATPDELRPAAPGAPIARRDGALLRATLDGAVWIGHVKRADGDHRFKLPATAAFAAEAEGLPELQIPLHRDPTDARWSELRYRESPDGTTGFLAFDFYNGAMATDQCRRLTAAIRFARSRPTRVLVLEGGRDFWSNGIHLNRIEAAPSPADESWANINAMNDVCLALLTLTDRLTVAALRGNAGAGGCFLALAADYVWARDGIVMNPHYKNMGNLFGSEYWTYLLPRRVGPEAGRRIMGNRLPLLARDAHAAGLIDATFSPDPWTFETEVARHAAALAVDPALAERITAKAARRAADEAEKPLAAYREEELAALRRNFYGFDPSYHVARYYFVMKSPHSWTPRHLARHRDLGWRVPFSR is encoded by the coding sequence ATGCGCATCCTCCTCCTCACCCACAGCTTCAACAGCCTCACGCAGCGCCTGTTCGCCGAACTCAAGGCCGACGGCCACGAGCTGTCGGTCGAATTCGACATCGCCGATCGCGTCGCCGAGGAAGCCGTCGCGCTGTTCCGTCCGGACCTGATCCTCGCGCCCTTCCTCAAGCGTGCCGTGCCCGAATCCATCTGGTCGCGCCACCTCACGCTGATCGTGCACCCCGGCATCGTCGGCGACCGCGGCCCCTCCGCGCTCGACTGGGCGATCATGAACGGCGAGACGGAGTGGGGCGTCACCGTGCTGCAGGCGGAAGCGGAGATGGATGCCGGCCCGGTGTGGGCGAGTGTCCGCTTTTCAATGCGCGAGGCGACGAAAGCCAGCCTCTACCGCAATGAAGTCACCGCCGCGGTGCTGCATGCGGTCAGAGCCGCCATCCGGAACATCCCCGATTGGCGTGCCGGTAAATGGGCGCCGACCCCGCTCGCGCAGATCCTCGAAAGCGCCGGGCAACGCGGCAAGAAACAAGACGCCCAAGACAACGAAACGACATCCAGTCCCGCACACCGCAGCCCCCTTCGGGCGGTGTTTCGTGCTGAGGCGTCCGCCACGCGTCCAACGAAGCGCGAGACAGCGCCCGGAGGGGGCGGTTTAGCGCCGCAACAAACACCGTTCGGCATCGCACGCCCGCTCATGAAACAGTCCGACCGAAAAATCGACTGGACGCGCGACACCACCCAAACCATCCTGCAAAAACTCCGCGCCGCCGACGGCTTCCCCGGGGTCGCCGACGCGCTGTTCGGCACCCCCTGCCACCTCTTCGACGCCCACCCCGCAACCCCCGACGAACTTCGTCCCGCCGCCCCCGGCGCCCCCATCGCCCGCCGCGACGGCGCGCTCCTGCGTGCAACGCTCGACGGCGCGGTCTGGATCGGCCACGTCAAACGCGCCGACGGCGATCACCGCTTCAAGCTTCCCGCAACCGCCGCCTTCGCCGCCGAAGCCGAAGGGCTGCCCGAACTTCAAATCCCGCTGCACCGCGACCCCACCGACGCCCGCTGGAGCGAACTGCGCTACCGCGAAAGCCCCGATGGCACGACCGGCTTCCTCGCCTTCGACTTCTACAACGGTGCGATGGCCACCGACCAATGCCGCCGCCTCACCGCCGCGATTCGATTCGCCCGATCCCGCCCGACCCGCGTCCTCGTCCTTGAAGGCGGGCGCGACTTCTGGTCCAACGGCATCCACCTCAACCGCATCGAGGCCGCCCCCTCGCCCGCGGACGAATCCTGGGCCAACATCAACGCCATGAACGACGTCTGCCTCGCGCTGCTCACGCTCACCGACCGCCTCACCGTCGCTGCGCTGCGCGGTAACGCTGGGGCAGGGGGCTGCTTCCTCGCGCTCGCCGCGGACTACGTCTGGGCGCGCGACGGCATCGTCATGAACCCGCACTACAAGAACATGGGCAACCTGTTCGGCTCCGAATACTGGACCTACCTCCTGCCGCGCCGCGTCGGCCCCGAAGCCGGCCGCCGCATCATGGGCAACCGCCTGCCGCTCCTCGCGCGCGACGCCCACGCCGCCGGTCTCATCGACGCCACCTTCAGTCCCGACCCGTGGACCTTCGAAACCGAAGTCGCGCGCCACGCCGCCGCCCTCGCCGTCGACCCCGCGCTCGCCGAGCGCATCACCGCGAAGGCCGCCCGCCGCGCCGCCGACGAAGCCGAAAAGCCGCTCGCCGCCTACCGCGAAGAAGAACTCGCCGCGCTGCGCCGCAACTTCTACGGCTTCGACCCCAGCTACCACGTCGCGCGCTACTACTTCGTGATGAAGAGCCCGCATTCCTGGACCCCGCGCCACCTCGCCCGCCACCGCGACCTCGGCTGGCGCGTGCCTTTTTCGCGGTGA
- the hypE gene encoding hydrogenase expression/formation protein HypE — protein sequence MSLASPVKKGYVRPLDLKHGRVDMGHGAGGRAMAQLISELFAAAFANEHLDRGDDVAVLPAPAPGDRLVVATDAHVVSPLFFPGGDIGCLSVHGTVNDLAVMGARPLYLAASFILEEGFPLAELARIVQSMAHASREAGVPVVTGDTKVVEQGKGDGVFITTTGVGALPAGREIGGANARPGDAILVSGTLGDHGMAIMAQRESLAFDSEIASDTAALHGLVAAMLEAVPTIRVLRDPTRGGLATTLNEIATQSGVGMDLDEAAIPVHPQVAAACELLGLDPLYVANEGKLIAICAAEDAERLLATMRAHPLGQRAARIGTVTADPNAFVQIRTAFGGRRMVDWLSGEQLPRIC from the coding sequence ATGAGCCTCGCCTCCCCCGTCAAGAAGGGCTACGTGCGTCCGCTCGACCTCAAGCACGGCCGCGTCGACATGGGCCACGGCGCCGGCGGCCGCGCGATGGCGCAGCTGATCTCCGAACTCTTCGCCGCCGCCTTCGCCAACGAGCACCTCGACCGCGGCGACGACGTGGCCGTGCTGCCCGCCCCCGCGCCGGGCGATCGCCTCGTCGTCGCCACCGACGCCCACGTCGTCAGCCCCTTGTTCTTCCCCGGCGGCGACATCGGCTGCCTGTCCGTGCACGGCACCGTGAACGACCTCGCGGTGATGGGCGCCCGCCCGCTGTATCTGGCCGCGAGCTTCATCCTCGAGGAAGGCTTCCCGCTCGCCGAACTCGCGCGCATCGTGCAGTCGATGGCGCACGCGTCGCGCGAAGCCGGCGTGCCGGTCGTGACCGGCGACACCAAGGTCGTCGAGCAGGGCAAGGGCGACGGCGTCTTCATCACCACCACCGGCGTCGGCGCGCTGCCCGCCGGACGCGAAATCGGCGGCGCGAACGCCCGCCCCGGCGACGCGATCCTCGTCTCCGGCACCCTCGGCGACCACGGCATGGCGATCATGGCGCAACGCGAATCGCTCGCCTTCGACTCCGAGATCGCTTCCGACACCGCCGCGCTGCACGGCCTCGTCGCCGCGATGCTCGAAGCGGTCCCGACCATCCGCGTCCTGCGCGACCCCACGCGCGGCGGCCTCGCGACGACGCTCAACGAAATCGCCACCCAGTCCGGCGTCGGCATGGACCTCGACGAAGCCGCGATCCCCGTCCACCCCCAGGTCGCCGCGGCCTGCGAGCTGCTCGGTCTCGATCCGCTCTACGTCGCCAACGAAGGCAAGCTCATCGCGATCTGCGCAGCCGAGGACGCCGAGCGCCTGCTCGCCACGATGCGCGCCCATCCGCTGGGCCAACGCGCCGCCCGCATCGGCACCGTCACCGCCGACCCCAACGCCTTCGTCCAGATCCGCACCGCCTTCGGCGGCCGGCGCATGGTGGATTGGTTGTCGGGGGAGCAGTTACCGAGGATTTGTTGA
- the hypD gene encoding hydrogenase formation protein HypD encodes MKYVDEFRDGALAAKLAEAIAREADPGRRYAFMEFCGGHTHAISRYGVTDLLPANVRMIHGPGCPVCVLPIGRIDMAIRLALARPDVTICTYGDCLRVPASDGLSLLKAKARGADIRMVYSAADALALAQKMPDREVVFFAIGFETTTPPTALVLRQAQALGHANFSVLCNHVLTPSAILTILESPEVRELGTVPLDGFIGPAHVSTIIGSRPYAFFAEEYRKPVVIAGFEPLDVMQAIRMLIRQVNEGRAEVENEFTRAVTPDGNLKAQAIVSEVFEPRRSFEWRGLREVPYSALRIRGPFAAWDAEAKFGLEFVSVPDNRACECGAILRGVKTPTDCKLFGTVCTPENPMGSCMVSSEGACAAHYNYGRFRDVPVVAGMTR; translated from the coding sequence ATGAAATACGTCGACGAGTTCCGCGACGGCGCGCTCGCCGCGAAGCTCGCGGAGGCGATCGCGCGCGAGGCTGACCCCGGCCGGCGATACGCCTTCATGGAGTTCTGCGGCGGCCACACGCACGCGATCTCGCGCTACGGCGTCACGGATCTCCTGCCCGCCAACGTGCGCATGATCCACGGCCCCGGCTGCCCCGTGTGCGTGCTGCCGATCGGCCGCATCGACATGGCGATCCGGTTGGCGCTCGCGCGCCCCGACGTCACGATCTGCACCTACGGCGACTGCCTGCGCGTGCCCGCGTCCGACGGCCTGTCGCTGCTGAAGGCCAAGGCGCGCGGCGCCGACATCCGCATGGTGTATTCGGCCGCGGACGCGCTGGCGCTCGCGCAGAAGATGCCCGATCGCGAAGTCGTGTTCTTCGCCATCGGCTTCGAGACCACGACCCCGCCGACCGCGCTGGTACTGCGCCAGGCGCAGGCGCTGGGGCACGCGAACTTCAGCGTGCTGTGCAACCACGTGCTCACCCCTTCGGCGATCCTGACCATCCTCGAATCGCCCGAAGTGCGCGAACTCGGCACCGTGCCGCTCGACGGCTTCATCGGCCCGGCGCACGTATCGACGATCATCGGCAGCCGTCCCTACGCCTTCTTCGCCGAGGAATACCGCAAGCCCGTCGTGATCGCCGGTTTCGAGCCGCTCGACGTGATGCAGGCGATCCGCATGCTGATCCGGCAGGTGAACGAGGGCCGCGCCGAGGTCGAGAACGAGTTCACCCGCGCGGTCACGCCGGACGGCAACCTCAAGGCGCAGGCGATCGTGTCCGAAGTCTTCGAGCCGCGCCGCAGCTTCGAATGGCGGGGACTGCGCGAAGTGCCGTATTCCGCGCTGCGGATCCGCGGCCCCTTCGCCGCTTGGGACGCCGAGGCGAAGTTCGGCCTCGAATTCGTCTCCGTCCCCGACAACCGCGCCTGCGAATGCGGCGCGATCCTGCGTGGCGTGAAGACGCCGACCGACTGCAAGCTGTTCGGCACCGTGTGCACGCCCGAGAACCCGATGGGCTCGTGCATGGTGTCCTCCGAAGGCGCCTGCGCGGCGCACTACAACTACGGGCGCTTCCGGGATGTCCCGGTCGTCGCCGGGATGACCCGATGA
- a CDS encoding nickel-dependent hydrogenase large subunit, whose translation MTPDGTLRLRAIRDGRRISGLRVEKPLPQAAQRLVGCSVDEAIGLVPTLFGVCSRAQGIAAKAACVAAGAPNLARAEAWAEERILATEIAQEHLSRLMLDWPKLFGHPPRSDRFVELQRRLGLSGDSRAAYDLGGDLLDLVVVELLTGFFRAAREPSGLREFVERARRGGSIGAALADLIEMGSSTLEGEAVPLLPALAAGAWAHELGGVPSADFCAAPTLFGRAHESGVLARHAGSMMVRNLLTHRHRIAARLFARVVDLSDCASRLRHPLASDMPLLVDAAPLGENAGLACVETARGLLMHAVRLDGERIAEYAIVTPTEWNFHADGPFVREGCGWAAESDEAALLRLKALALSLDPCIEYEITMEDAASA comes from the coding sequence ATGACGCCGGACGGGACATTGCGCCTGCGCGCGATCCGCGACGGGCGTCGCATCAGCGGACTGCGGGTGGAAAAACCCCTGCCGCAGGCCGCGCAGAGACTGGTCGGGTGCAGCGTCGACGAGGCCATCGGGCTCGTGCCGACGCTCTTCGGCGTGTGTTCGCGCGCACAGGGCATTGCGGCGAAGGCGGCCTGCGTTGCTGCCGGTGCGCCGAATCTCGCGCGTGCCGAAGCGTGGGCCGAGGAGCGCATTCTCGCGACCGAAATCGCGCAGGAACACCTGTCGCGCCTGATGCTCGACTGGCCGAAACTGTTCGGCCACCCGCCGCGCAGCGACCGTTTCGTGGAGCTGCAACGTCGCCTGGGGCTGAGCGGCGACTCGCGCGCAGCCTACGACCTGGGGGGCGACCTGCTCGACCTCGTCGTCGTCGAGCTTCTCACCGGCTTCTTCCGTGCCGCGCGCGAACCCAGCGGCCTGCGCGAATTCGTCGAACGCGCGCGGCGCGGCGGCTCGATCGGCGCGGCGCTCGCGGACCTGATCGAGATGGGCTCGTCGACGCTGGAGGGCGAGGCGGTGCCGCTGCTGCCGGCGCTCGCGGCAGGTGCCTGGGCGCACGAACTGGGTGGCGTGCCGTCCGCGGACTTCTGCGCGGCGCCGACGCTGTTCGGTCGCGCACACGAGTCGGGCGTGCTCGCGCGCCATGCCGGTTCGATGATGGTGCGCAACCTGCTCACGCATCGCCACCGCATCGCCGCGCGCCTCTTCGCGCGCGTCGTGGACCTCTCGGACTGTGCCAGCCGCCTGCGCCATCCGCTCGCGTCCGACATGCCGCTGTTGGTCGATGCCGCACCGCTCGGCGAAAACGCGGGACTGGCCTGCGTCGAGACCGCGCGCGGGCTGCTGATGCACGCCGTGCGCCTCGACGGCGAGCGCATCGCCGAGTACGCGATCGTCACGCCGACCGAGTGGAACTTCCACGCCGACGGCCCCTTCGTGCGCGAAGGCTGCGGCTGGGCGGCGGAGTCGGACGAGGCGGCGCTGCTGCGGCTGAAGGCGCTCGCGCTGTCGCTGGACCCCTGCATCGAATACGAAATCACGATGGAAGACGCGGCCAGTGCATGA
- the hypA gene encoding hydrogenase maturation nickel metallochaperone HypA, producing the protein MHEMSLAESIRGIVEETAQGQGAQRVKTIVLAIGELASVEVEALRFCLDVVLRDSLADGAAIKIEPVAGAGWCPACDRSVPLVQRYDPCPHCDGYQLRPTGGTEMRVKEIEVE; encoded by the coding sequence GTGCATGAGATGTCGCTCGCCGAGAGCATCCGCGGCATCGTCGAGGAAACGGCGCAGGGGCAGGGCGCACAGCGGGTGAAGACGATCGTGCTGGCGATCGGCGAACTGGCGTCGGTGGAGGTCGAGGCGCTGCGCTTCTGCCTCGACGTGGTGCTGCGCGACTCGCTCGCGGACGGCGCGGCGATCAAGATCGAGCCGGTTGCGGGCGCCGGCTGGTGCCCCGCGTGCGACCGCAGCGTGCCGCTCGTGCAGCGCTACGACCCGTGCCCGCACTGCGACGGCTACCAGCTGCGGCCGACCGGCGGCACCGAGATGCGGGTGAAGGAAATCGAAGTCGAGTGA
- a CDS encoding HypC/HybG/HupF family hydrogenase formation chaperone, whose translation MCLAIPARIVELLPGDACRVDLGGVRKEISLALVDGAEVGDYVIVHVGYALSKLDQDEAEQTLALFADTGLAGPARASASEDGGA comes from the coding sequence ATGTGCCTCGCCATCCCCGCCCGCATCGTCGAACTGCTGCCCGGTGACGCCTGCCGCGTCGACCTCGGCGGCGTGCGCAAGGAGATCTCGCTCGCGCTGGTCGACGGTGCCGAGGTCGGCGACTACGTGATCGTGCATGTCGGCTACGCGCTGTCCAAGCTCGACCAGGACGAGGCCGAGCAGACGCTCGCGCTCTTCGCCGACACGGGCCTCGCCGGCCCTGCGCGCGCGTCTGCGTCCGAAGACGGCGGCGCATGA